The following proteins are encoded in a genomic region of Streptomyces collinus Tu 365:
- a CDS encoding RICIN domain-containing protein: protein MKESRRVVVEFAACLQELRNDHGRPTYKEIVERARAHDPKSSLAQSTCSEAFKGKRIPKYDTAMQIARAVAGQAGVTKIDALWHAAMKRLDAALAREQEAHWWRDRSISSRVSIIAATSGALSMVLAALIPWLLGYPWTKDAGKDAASGASGWAHRQIEASDPAWAGWCLTAKGDAVVIDRCGNAPGAQRWSYDAGRVLDANGRCLTPAKPGGGQRLRLRSCTQSVDQQWKFAQGRLVSQGVCMTIYGPYNRPGTPMQTWDVKVPVAPEMRWKLGGNPIVVNATDTPSAGVRR from the coding sequence GTGAAGGAGAGCAGGAGGGTCGTGGTCGAGTTCGCAGCCTGTCTGCAGGAACTTCGAAATGACCACGGGCGCCCTACCTACAAGGAGATCGTCGAGCGCGCTCGAGCTCACGACCCTAAGTCCAGTCTGGCACAGAGCACTTGTTCGGAGGCTTTCAAGGGGAAACGAATTCCGAAGTACGACACGGCAATGCAGATCGCCCGGGCTGTCGCCGGCCAAGCAGGCGTCACCAAGATCGACGCTCTCTGGCACGCGGCCATGAAGCGACTGGATGCAGCCTTAGCAAGGGAGCAAGAGGCCCACTGGTGGCGGGACCGCTCGATATCCTCGCGTGTGTCCATCATCGCCGCTACGTCGGGGGCTTTGAGTATGGTGCTCGCCGCGCTCATTCCGTGGCTGCTGGGGTACCCATGGACGAAAGATGCGGGGAAGGACGCAGCGAGCGGGGCGTCTGGCTGGGCACATCGTCAGATTGAGGCTTCCGACCCCGCGTGGGCCGGGTGGTGTCTGACGGCCAAGGGGGACGCGGTGGTCATCGACAGATGCGGCAACGCACCTGGTGCCCAGCGATGGTCCTATGACGCAGGACGGGTCCTCGATGCGAACGGCCGGTGTCTCACACCCGCTAAGCCCGGAGGTGGGCAACGTCTGCGGCTGCGCTCGTGTACCCAGTCCGTGGACCAGCAGTGGAAGTTCGCTCAGGGGCGACTTGTGTCACAGGGTGTGTGCATGACCATCTACGGCCCCTACAACAGGCCGGGGACGCCGATGCAGACCTGGGATGTCAAAGTTCCGGTGGCGCCGGAGATGCGATGGAAGCTGGGAGGGAATCCCATCGTCGTCAACGCTACTGATACGCCATCCGCTGGCGTCCGACGATAG
- a CDS encoding three-Cys-motif partner protein TcmP produces the protein MGVLWKLEPATAAKHRLYQRYLDAWWPILLQTSQSKGYSRPRVTLLDAFAGPGRYENGEPGSPVFILDRLLHHDAADRMHLSPRRVHLIFIEKDRARHEHLMTELVSYFGPLRDLPVRVEVRRGDAGLDSLALLDELGAWGHPILGIFDSWGSVNVPLHVMSRIARNRSSEVITTFGPNWFSRREDLNAGILDAVFGGRGFWSPAAEELRPDEKWRVWLRTYRDALRRAGFGYQLQFELVPRTGQPLYLVFGTGSTAGLRAMKDAMWKVDELDGESFRDPRTRGAKADGQLDLFQAAGVIDDELAELVAQRLSSGATTVEAIGEWLLAETARWMPKHALQAARQMRQDGVVAVQSPGKLTTKSRISLQAQVRA, from the coding sequence ATGGGCGTGTTGTGGAAACTGGAGCCAGCGACCGCAGCCAAGCACCGGTTGTACCAGCGGTACTTGGACGCCTGGTGGCCGATCCTGCTGCAGACCTCCCAGAGCAAGGGATACTCCCGGCCCCGGGTCACGCTCCTGGATGCGTTCGCCGGGCCGGGGCGCTATGAGAACGGCGAGCCGGGCTCGCCGGTGTTCATCCTGGACCGCCTGCTGCACCATGACGCGGCCGATCGTATGCACCTCAGCCCGCGGCGGGTGCATTTGATATTCATCGAGAAGGACCGGGCCCGCCACGAGCACCTGATGACGGAACTCGTCTCCTATTTCGGGCCGCTCAGGGATCTGCCGGTCCGGGTGGAGGTGCGGCGCGGCGATGCAGGTCTCGACAGCCTCGCTCTTCTCGACGAGCTCGGAGCGTGGGGTCACCCGATCCTGGGGATCTTTGACAGCTGGGGCAGCGTCAATGTACCGCTGCACGTGATGTCCCGCATCGCTCGCAACCGCTCCAGCGAAGTCATCACCACTTTCGGGCCCAACTGGTTCAGCCGCCGCGAGGATCTCAACGCCGGCATCCTCGACGCGGTCTTTGGTGGCCGCGGCTTCTGGAGCCCCGCCGCGGAAGAACTGCGCCCCGACGAGAAGTGGCGCGTGTGGTTGCGCACCTACCGGGATGCGCTGCGCCGGGCTGGCTTCGGTTACCAGCTGCAGTTCGAACTCGTCCCGCGTACTGGGCAGCCCCTCTATCTCGTCTTCGGCACCGGCAGCACCGCAGGCCTGAGGGCGATGAAGGACGCTATGTGGAAGGTCGACGAGCTTGATGGCGAAAGCTTCCGCGACCCACGCACCCGAGGCGCCAAGGCGGACGGGCAGCTCGACCTGTTCCAGGCCGCAGGTGTGATCGACGACGAGCTGGCCGAACTGGTCGCCCAGCGGTTGAGTTCCGGGGCCACAACGGTGGAGGCCATCGGCGAGTGGCTGCTGGCGGAGACCGCCCGCTGGATGCCGAAGCATGCTTTGCAGGCGGCTCGGCAGATGCGGCAGGACGGCGTGGTCGCCGTGCAGTCGCCGGGCAAGCTCACGACCAAGAGCCGGATCAGCCTGCAGGCGCAGGTTCGAGCGTAG
- a CDS encoding DUF5131 family protein: MSDRSPIEWTEATWNPTTGCDRVSDGCDNCYALTLAKRLKAMGSAKYQRDGDPRTSGPGFGLTVHPDALRVPLGWKAPRTVFVNSMSDLFHARVPLDYVRQVFDVIEQTPQHTYQVLTKRARRLRQVADRLEWPANLWMGVSVESAKELSRVDDLRQVPATVRFLSCEPLLGPLNGLDLAGIHWVIAGGESGPRFRPMEQEWVTGIRDACLQADVAFFFKQWGGRTSKASGRHLQGRTWDQMPTLEPAPAG, translated from the coding sequence GTGAGTGACCGCAGTCCGATTGAGTGGACCGAAGCGACGTGGAACCCCACGACCGGCTGCGACCGGGTCTCGGACGGATGCGACAACTGCTACGCGCTGACGTTGGCGAAGCGGCTCAAGGCTATGGGATCAGCGAAGTACCAGCGCGACGGTGACCCCCGTACCTCCGGCCCCGGCTTCGGCCTGACCGTGCACCCGGACGCGCTGCGGGTCCCCTTGGGCTGGAAGGCGCCGCGCACGGTGTTTGTGAACTCGATGTCAGATCTCTTCCACGCCCGCGTACCGCTGGACTATGTCCGGCAGGTCTTCGACGTCATCGAGCAGACCCCGCAACACACTTATCAAGTGCTCACGAAACGAGCACGTCGGCTGCGCCAGGTCGCCGACCGACTGGAGTGGCCGGCCAACCTGTGGATGGGTGTGTCTGTGGAGAGCGCCAAGGAACTGTCCCGTGTAGACGACCTGCGGCAGGTCCCGGCCACGGTGCGGTTCCTGTCGTGCGAGCCGTTGCTCGGGCCTCTGAACGGACTGGACTTGGCGGGCATTCACTGGGTTATCGCCGGAGGCGAGTCAGGTCCCCGCTTCCGCCCCATGGAACAGGAATGGGTCACAGGAATCCGGGACGCCTGCCTCCAAGCCGATGTGGCCTTCTTCTTCAAACAGTGGGGAGGCCGGACCTCCAAGGCGTCTGGTCGGCACCTTCAGGGGCGGACCTGGGACCAGATGCCTACGCTCGAACCTGCGCCTGCAGGCTGA
- a CDS encoding helix-turn-helix domain-containing protein produces the protein MLLTTGQAADELGCAITTFRRLVHASLLPGLSRRGVRVMIPLDTVQALATRRRAPLEQLDATEIAVLRVDAARPAPEPDRPWIGFAATLTPDDLLKALRGSWRCDPVSVAAGGVLPVTLSGYVVAVLTGLQAWEKNSTGRHTFSRARLAGYVTDLATPRITLTSRTDGDQHLAESLLGTRLPSDSGGAIAYVTTHTTG, from the coding sequence ATGCTGCTGACGACCGGGCAGGCGGCAGACGAACTCGGCTGTGCGATCACCACCTTCCGCCGCCTCGTGCACGCCAGCCTGCTGCCAGGCCTGTCCCGCCGTGGCGTACGCGTCATGATCCCCCTGGACACGGTCCAAGCCCTCGCCACCCGCCGCCGCGCCCCCCTGGAACAACTGGACGCCACGGAGATCGCCGTGCTGCGTGTCGACGCAGCCCGCCCGGCCCCCGAGCCCGACCGGCCCTGGATCGGCTTCGCCGCCACCCTCACCCCCGACGACCTGCTCAAGGCCCTGCGCGGCTCGTGGCGCTGCGACCCGGTCAGCGTTGCCGCCGGGGGAGTGCTGCCCGTGACCCTGTCGGGCTACGTCGTCGCCGTCCTGACCGGCCTGCAGGCATGGGAAAAAAACTCAACCGGCCGCCACACCTTCTCCCGGGCTCGCCTGGCTGGCTACGTCACCGACCTGGCCACACCCCGCATCACCCTCACCTCCCGCACGGACGGCGACCAGCACCTTGCCGAGTCGCTGCTGGGCACCCGCCTGCCCTCCGACTCCGGCGGGGCGATCGCCTACGTCACCACCCACACCACCGGCTGA
- a CDS encoding MFS transporter → MDAQSYNAALAELRTVRDEIKKARAALTKLETDRDQSIAQLASYGKAKADRIAPAAGLSVADVTGTTPRTLERDVPPDAEIIGFDDEMNAPLGGAQVDRLRRRPLLIVLNLISVVLVLPLLLVHDRHGVWICYLVMTLYGLASGVTGSAMTAFTQTLIPPQHLGDANGLLQTLLQGLRLIAPLLGAGVLSAFGLGLLVAGDAATFALAALLIALIRQREDRPQSARPEETGAEIGAGFRYIARTPALRQFTVAVVLAVVAFGLCESVLFAVVDTGLRRPPAFLGVLGSLQGAGAIAAGVVTAVLLRRAGERRTVVLGLACAGAGFLLSAAPYLLAVAPGAVLIGASLPLIVAGAMTLFQRRTPTSLMGRTGAALNVLIGVPQTAAIAAGAGLIALVDYRVILAVMGALMAASALYLATRTTHQSIEAVATARRAQEPCEETPTTAAPHCG, encoded by the coding sequence ATGGACGCACAGAGCTACAACGCCGCTCTCGCCGAGCTGCGCACCGTGCGGGACGAGATCAAAAAGGCCCGGGCCGCGCTGACGAAACTGGAAACCGACCGCGACCAAAGCATCGCCCAGCTCGCCTCCTACGGCAAGGCGAAGGCGGACCGGATCGCCCCCGCCGCCGGGCTGAGCGTCGCCGACGTCACCGGCACCACCCCCCGGACCCTCGAACGCGATGTCCCCCCGGACGCCGAAATCATCGGCTTTGACGACGAGATGAACGCTCCCCTGGGCGGCGCCCAGGTGGACCGATTGCGTCGGCGGCCGTTGCTGATCGTCCTGAACCTGATATCCGTGGTGCTGGTCCTGCCGCTGCTGTTGGTGCACGACCGCCATGGCGTCTGGATCTGTTACCTCGTCATGACGTTGTACGGGCTGGCCAGCGGCGTCACTGGTTCGGCTATGACCGCGTTCACCCAGACGTTGATCCCACCGCAGCACTTGGGCGACGCCAACGGCCTCCTGCAGACCTTGCTGCAGGGCCTGCGCCTGATTGCCCCTCTCCTGGGTGCAGGTGTGCTGTCCGCATTCGGCCTGGGGCTGTTGGTGGCAGGCGACGCCGCTACCTTCGCTCTCGCAGCCCTGCTCATTGCACTGATCCGGCAGCGGGAGGATCGCCCCCAGTCGGCGCGGCCAGAGGAAACTGGCGCCGAGATCGGCGCCGGCTTCCGATACATAGCGCGGACTCCCGCCCTGCGTCAGTTCACCGTCGCCGTAGTACTCGCTGTTGTTGCTTTCGGGCTCTGCGAGTCGGTTCTCTTCGCCGTCGTCGACACGGGGCTGCGCCGTCCGCCGGCCTTCCTCGGCGTCCTCGGCTCCTTGCAGGGTGCAGGTGCGATCGCCGCTGGGGTGGTCACCGCAGTGCTGCTGCGACGTGCAGGGGAACGGCGGACCGTGGTACTCGGCCTGGCCTGCGCTGGCGCAGGCTTCCTGCTGAGTGCGGCTCCGTATCTCTTGGCGGTCGCGCCGGGTGCGGTGCTCATCGGTGCCAGCCTGCCTTTGATCGTTGCGGGCGCCATGACCCTGTTCCAGCGGCGCACGCCCACATCTCTGATGGGGCGGACCGGTGCCGCGTTGAACGTGCTGATAGGAGTACCGCAGACTGCGGCCATCGCCGCCGGAGCCGGATTGATCGCGCTGGTCGACTACCGCGTCATCCTCGCGGTGATGGGGGCCCTGATGGCAGCCTCAGCGCTCTATTTGGCCACCCGCACCACCCACCAGTCGATCGAGGCAGTAGCCACCGCGCGTCGGGCGCAAGAGCCCTGCGAAGAGACACCGACAACAGCAGCGCCGCACTGCGGATGA